One genomic segment of Hevea brasiliensis isolate MT/VB/25A 57/8 chromosome 3, ASM3005281v1, whole genome shotgun sequence includes these proteins:
- the LOC110645572 gene encoding transcription factor MYBC1, with amino-acid sequence MREDDSNWFSRWEEELPSPEELMPISQTLITPDLALAFDIRNPTNNATANTTSLMQQNQPPPPPPPTTTTPSPNNPLPPSQPNSAEYAADSADLGSGAAGDEPARTLKRPRLVWTPQLHKRFVDAVAHLGIKNAVPKTIMQLMSVDGLTRENVASHLQKYRLYLKRMQGLSSGGAGGVNGTGGGGGGGLAAGSDAATEHLFASSPVPAHFLHPGRPNSDHFLPFVPVAALQHHHHQQQMAAAAAAVAHPQLQSQYQRQMGHFGQPPNGQFEHTFLARQTQQPVHRMGAPVHNSVPGFAEDLESASGNGGRKVLTLFPTGDD; translated from the coding sequence ATGAGGGAAGATGATTCTAATTGGTTTTCAAGATGGGAGGAAGAGCTCCCATCACCTGAAGAGCTTATGCCCATATCCCAAACCCTAATTACTCCTGATCTTGCCCTTGCTTTTGACATCCGTAATCCTACTAACAACGCCACCGCCAACACCACCTCTCTTATGCAACAAAATCAGCCCCCCCCTCCTCCGCCACCCACTACCACCACTCCATCCCCCAATAACCCCTTGCCACCTTCCCAACCTAATTCCGCTGAATACGCTGCCGATTCTGCTGACTTGGGTTCTGGGGCTGCTGGTGATGAGCCTGCTAGAACCCTTAAGCGGCCCCGACTCGTTTGGACCCCCCAGCTTCATAAAAGGTTTGTGGACGCTGTTGCACACTTGGGGATAAAAAATGCCGTTCCCAAGACTATAATGCAGCTCATGAGCGTAGATGGTTTAACTAGAGAGAACGTAGCTAGTCACTTGCAGAAGTATAGGTTATATTTGAAAAGGATGCAGGGGTTGTCATCTGGTGGTGCTGGTGGTGTTAATGGTACTGGTGGTGGCGGGGGAGGTGGATTGGCTGCAGGCTCCGATGCAGCAACTGAGCATTTATTTGCGAGTTCTCCGGTGCCTGCGCATTTCTTGCACCCAGGGAGGCCTAATTCAGACCATTTCTTGCCGTTTGTACCAGTGGCAGCACTGCAACATCATCATCACCAGCAGCAGATGGCAGCAGCCGCCGCTGCAGTGGCGCATCCCCAGTTGCAGAGTCAGTATCAAAGGCAGATGGGGCACTTTGGCCAACCTCCAAATGGGCAGTTTGAGCATACCTTTCTGGCTAGGCAGACACAGCAGCCAGTGCATAGGATGGGGGCGCCAGTGCATAATTCAGTTCCAGGATTTGCGGAAGATTTGGAGTCAGCGAGTGGGAATGGCGGAAGAAAGGTTCTCACTCTGTTTCCTACAGGAGATGATTAA